The Tistrella bauzanensis DNA window GTGGCTCTGGCTGTCACTGCGGCTCCGGCGTCGGATCAGGCGCCGACATAGGCGCGGCGGACCTCGTCATCCGACATCAACTGGTCGCGGGTGCCCTGCGTGGTGATATGGCCGGTCTCGATCACATAGCCGCGATCGGCGATCGCCAGTGCTGCATGGGCGTTCTGTTCCGCCAGCAGCACGGTGGTGCCGCCGCGGCAGATTTCCGCCGCCGCATCCAGCACCTGACGCACCACCAGCGGCGCCAGCCCCAGCGTCGGCTCGTCCAGCATCAGCAGCCGGGGCTTGCCCATCAGCGCACGCCCGATTGCCACCATCTGCTGCTGGCCGCCCGACAGCGACCCTGCCGGCTGCCCCGCCTTCTCGACCAGGATCGGGAACAGCGCGTTCACGTATTCAAGCGTCTCGTCCACCGCCTGGCCGCTGTCGCGGCGGCTATAGGCGCCCAGCATCAGGTTCTTGTGCACCGACAAATCGGGGAACAGCCGCCGGCCTTCCGGACAATGGGCGATGCCGCGCGCCACGATCCGCGCCGGTGCCGCCCTGGCGATGTCGTCGCCGTCGAACACGATCCGGCCGCGGGTCGGGCGGTGCAGGCCGCTGATGGTGCGGAACAGCGTGCTCTTGCCGGCGCCGTTCGACCCCAGCAGCACCACCAACTCGCCCTGGCCCACCTGGATCGAGACGTCGGTCAGCACCCGAAAGGCGCCGAACTGCACCGAGACCGCGTCAAGCGTGAGCATGGGCGTCACTCCCCAGATAGGCGGTGATCACCGCGTCGTCATTGCGCACCTCATCAGGCGTGCCGGCGGCAATCTTGCGGCCGTGATGCAGCACCATGATCCGGTCGCACAGCCCCATCACCATCTTCATCTTGTGCTCGATCAGGCAGACGGTGACCCCGGCGGCGGCGATGCGCCTGATCAGCCGGCCAAGCTCGTCGGTCTCCTCAGGGTTGATGCCGGCGGCGGGTTCATCCAGCAACAGCAGATGCGGCCCGCCGACCAGCCCCAGTGCGATGGCCGCCCGCTTCTGCTGTTCCTGGCTGATCAGGCCGGCGGGGGTATGCGCCACATCGGCCAGCCCCACGAAATCCAGCGCCTCCATCGCCCGCAGCCGGGCCTCGGCGATCTCGCGCCGCTCGCGCGGGCTGTTGACCAGCGCATCCAGCAGCCCGGCGCGGGTGCGGTGGCGATAGCCGACGATCACGTTGTCCAGCACGCTCGCCTCCGAGAACAGATGCGTGGTCTGGAAGGTGCGCGCCATGCCGCGCGGCGGCATGTCATGGGTCTTCAACCGGGTCACGTCCTCGCCCCGGAAGGTGATGGTGCCGGATGTCGAGCGATAGAACAGGCTGATCAGGTTGAAGAAGGTCGACTTGCCGGCGCCGTTCGGGCCGATGATGCCGGTGATGCCGCCCTCCTCGACCGTGAAGTCGACATCACCTACGGCGACTAGTCCGCCGAACGCCTTGGTCAGTCCTCGTGTTTCAAGTATCGCTGCCATGGCTGGTCACGTCCTGCTGCTGGGCTGGGGGGCGCTCGTCGCGGCCGATGCTGTTCCCCGACGGGCCGGCCCGTCGGGGAACAGCCGGCGTGCGATCATGGTTACCGCCCCGGTGATGCCATAGGGCAGGAAGATCACCAGCGCGATCAGCGCCGGCCCGAAGACCAGCATCTGATAGGTCTGGAAGGCCTGAAGGAACTGGGTCAGCGTATAGACCAGCATGGTGCCGACCAGCGGCCCGGCCACCGACGCGATACCGCCCAGCAGCACATAGAGCAGCATGTTGAAGGTGTTCTCGACCACCGCGATATCGGGGCCGAGGAAGCCGATGAAGCTGGCATAAAGCCCGCCGGCGACACCCGCATAGATGCAGGCCATGGTGAAGGCCAGCCGCTTGGCCGCCATCACGTTCACGCCCGACGCAGCCGCCAGCGGTTCGCTCATCCGGATCGCAAGCAGGGTGCGGCCGAACAGCGACGCCCTGATCCGCCACGCGCCCAGCATGGCGACCAGCAGGAAGGCGGCGGTCAGGTAATAGCGGGCGGTGAAGCTGTCGAAGGTGATCGGGCCGATCGGGCTGGGACCGGGGATACCGACCACGCCGATCGGGCCGTTGGTCAGGCTCTCCCACTTGTCCAGCACCTGATAGATGATCATGCCGACGGCCAGGGTGAAGATGGCAAGGTAATGGCCCTTGGCGCGCAGGCAGATGCTGCCGACGATGAAGCCGGCCCCGCCGCTCATCACAATCGCCACCACCAGCGCCGGCCAGAACGACCAGCCCTGTTCCGAGGTCAGCAGCGCCACCGCATAGGCGCCGATGCCGAAGAAGCCGGCATGGCCCAGCGACAGCAGCCCGGTATAGCCAAGGGCGATGTTCAGCCCATAGGCGCCGATCGCGAAGATGAAGCCGGTCAGCACCACCTGCATGTGATAGGGGTTGGTGACCAGAAGCGGCAGCACCAGCACCAGCGCCAGAAAGCCCAGCAGCAGCAGCCGGGTCAGCAGCCGCCGTGTCGGGTTGACCGGCCGGATCGCGGCGGCGGCGATCGCCGCCGATGGTGCCGCGTGCCGGGGGCCGGCATGGGCCGGGCTGCCCGCCGCGGGCGACGACAGCCGCGCGCCGGGCGTCTCCAGGATCGCCATGGCCTCAGGCCCCCTTCGCGAACAGGCCCGAGGGCCGCACGGTCAGCACCAGCGCCAGAATGGCGAAGGCGATCAGATCCTGATAGCCGGTGGCGACATAGGTGCCGCCCAGACTTTCGGCGAGCGCCAGGCCATAGCCGCAGATGATGGCGCCGGCGACGCTGCCCATGCCGCCGATGACCACGATCACGAAGGCCTTCAGCCCGACCACCAGCCCCATCGACGGCGAGATCAGGTTGATCGGCGCGATCAGCGCCGCCGCCGCCGCCGCAAGCCCCGCCGACAGCGCGAAGGTGATCATCGAGATCCGCTCAGGATCGATACCGACCAGTTGCGCACCCACCCGGTCCTGCGACACCGCCTCGATCGCGGCGCCGAGCGGCGTGCGCTTCAGGAACAGGAACAGCAACGCCATCAGCGCGATGCCGGCCACGATCAGGATCAGCTTCTGTTCGGTCACCGTGGTGCCCCACAGGTCGACCACCGCGCCATAGGGCGAGGCCAACCGCCGGAAATCGGCGCCCCACACGATCTGCGCCAGGGCCTCGAAGAACAGCATCAGCCCCACGGCCGCGATCATCATGTTGACATGCGGCGCGTGGCGGAGCGGCCGGAAAGCCAGCCGCTCGACAGCCATGCCCACAACCGCCAGCGCCCCCACCGCGATCAGCATGCCGATCCAGTAATGGACGTCCAGCCCGGTCACGGCGGCAAAGGTGACATAGGCGCCCAGCATGTACAGATGCCCATGGGCGAAGTTCGGAATTTCCATCGTGCCATAGATCAGTGTCACGCCAAGGGCAACCAGGCTGTAGACACTGCCCAGGACCAGACCGTTCATGACCTGCTGGGCAAACAGCTCCATCTTGCGCATCCCTCCCAGGGTGTACCCGGCCGGGGCCCCGCCGGCGGCGGCTGCCTGGCCGCGCGCATTCTGTTCAGGGCCCTCCGGTCGCCGGCGCCGCAAAAGCGGTCGGCATCCGAGAAGAGTAACGACGCATTCCTGATTCGGTCAAACGTACAATTGAAATAGGTGTTCTCTGCGGAATTCTGCGTTGCAGCATATTTCTGCGTGCGGCGTGGCCGGAATGGCGGGTTCGCGCCGCCCGTGGGCGGACACGCAGCGCAATATGTCTCATTTCATCATCTGCAACGGATCGGCACGCCACAGCCGCCACGCCCGCCCGGCGCCGTTGCGGCATCGCCATGGTTCAGTGGATCGGCCACGCCCCACCAGCTACACTCGATCCACGATCCCGATCGCCCACACTGCATGGAGACCGACCCAACTATGCCTGCCGTGGCCCCCGAAATCCTCGTCTGGGCACGTGAAACCGCAGGGTTCACGGTCGACGAGGCTGCGCGTCGACTGCCGATTGGCGACGCGCGGGGCAGCACGGCGCGTGAGCGGCTATCCGCTATGGAGGCGGGCAAGGCCGAGATATCCCGCGCAATGCTGGTGAAGATGGCCACGCTGTATCACCGGCCGCTCCTGACCTTCTATCTGGCGGCACCTCCCAGGACCGGCGATCGCGGCGAGGATTTCCGCACCCTGCCGGATCGCCACACCGATGCCGAGCCGCTGATCGATGCGTTGATCCGCGATGTCAGGGCGCGCCAGTCGATGGTCCGCTCGCTCCTCGACGACGAGGATGCCCAACCGCTGCCTTTCGTGGGTGGGATGTCGGTCGCGGCCGGCCCGGATGCCGTCGTTGCCGATATCCAGCATCGGATCGGTTTCGACGCCGACAGCTTCCGGGCCGAACCGAAAGTCGAGGCGGCATTCAACGCCCTCCGCGCGAAGGTGGAGGCCGTGGGTGTGTTCGTCCTGCTGATCGGCAGTCTGGGCAGCCACCACACCGCCATCGATGCCGATGCCTTCCGCGGCCTCGCCCTCGCCGACCCGGTCGCCCCCTTCATCGTGATCAACGACCAGGATGCGAAATCTGCATGGTCCTTCACGCTGCTGCATGAACTGGCCCATCTCTGGATTGGTGCCGGCGGCGTCAGTGGCCCGCACGCCGACGGCCGGGTGGAACAGTTCTGCAACGATGTCGCCAGCCGATTCCTGCTGCCGGCGCCGGATCTGGCGACGGTTGCCATCGACCGGCAGATGAATCTCGCCGACATCGCGTCCCGTGTCGAGAGCTTTGCCGATGAGCGCCGTATCAGCCGGTCTCTGGTGATCTACCGCCTGTTCCGCGACAACCGGCTGTCCGAGGCCGACTGGCGCGCGTTGTCCGATCGCTTCAGGGCAGAGTGGCGCCAGCGCAGGGCGACACAGCGCGACGAGAACCGCCAAGCCAATGGCGGGCCAAACTACTACACCGTCAGGCAACACCGTATTGGAACGGCACTGTTGCGTCTTGTGGAACGGACGCTCGGTGAAGGCAGCCTGACTCCCACCAAGGCCGGCAAGGTTCTCGGCGTGAAGCCCCGAAATGTGGTTCCGCTGCTCCGGTACGTCGCGACACCCACGACGACCCGGTCGACGTCGTCTCGGAGTTCCGGGCATTTCTGATGCGGCCGGCGTTCTGAAAATGCCCATTGAGACATTCGAAGACGTCCGCAGCGGCCGTAGGTCTCTTCATCACCATCCGTGATGACCGGATCAGCCATCGGCGTTGGCCGGCGGGCCCGGGGCCGTGGTGGGATGCGGGGTGCCGGTCAGTCAGGCATGCATCAGTCGGGGAATGTTACCAATGCGCCGCACTCTTCCGCTCACCCGCCGGTTCGATCATCGCATCGGTCCGGTGTTCTGGGACCGGTTCGGCGATGACGGGCCGGATCTGGTGCTGGTGCATGGCACGCCGTTCAATGCCGCCGTCTGGGCCGAGGTGATGCCGGCGCTGGCGGCGCGGGCACGGGTGCATGTCTATGATCTGCCGGGTTATGGCCAGTCACGGGTCGCGGCTGGCACCGACATCTCATTGCATGTGCAGAACCGGGTGTTCGCCGACTGGGTGGCGCATCTGGGGCTGGCGCGGCCGCCGGTGGTGGTGGGGCATGATTTCGGCGGCGCCACGGTGCTGCGCGCCCATCTGCTCGACGGCGTGGAGATGCACAGGCTGGTGCTGGTCGATGCGGTGGCGCTGAGGCCCTGGGGCTCGGCCTTCGT harbors:
- a CDS encoding ABC transporter ATP-binding protein — protein: MAAILETRGLTKAFGGLVAVGDVDFTVEEGGITGIIGPNGAGKSTFFNLISLFYRSTSGTITFRGEDVTRLKTHDMPPRGMARTFQTTHLFSEASVLDNVIVGYRHRTRAGLLDALVNSPRERREIAEARLRAMEALDFVGLADVAHTPAGLISQEQQKRAAIALGLVGGPHLLLLDEPAAGINPEETDELGRLIRRIAAAGVTVCLIEHKMKMVMGLCDRIMVLHHGRKIAAGTPDEVRNDDAVITAYLGSDAHAHA
- a CDS encoding branched-chain amino acid ABC transporter permease, which codes for MAILETPGARLSSPAAGSPAHAGPRHAAPSAAIAAAAIRPVNPTRRLLTRLLLLGFLALVLVLPLLVTNPYHMQVVLTGFIFAIGAYGLNIALGYTGLLSLGHAGFFGIGAYAVALLTSEQGWSFWPALVVAIVMSGGAGFIVGSICLRAKGHYLAIFTLAVGMIIYQVLDKWESLTNGPIGVVGIPGPSPIGPITFDSFTARYYLTAAFLLVAMLGAWRIRASLFGRTLLAIRMSEPLAAASGVNVMAAKRLAFTMACIYAGVAGGLYASFIGFLGPDIAVVENTFNMLLYVLLGGIASVAGPLVGTMLVYTLTQFLQAFQTYQMLVFGPALIALVIFLPYGITGAVTMIARRLFPDGPARRGTASAATSAPQPSSRT
- a CDS encoding branched-chain amino acid ABC transporter permease codes for the protein MELFAQQVMNGLVLGSVYSLVALGVTLIYGTMEIPNFAHGHLYMLGAYVTFAAVTGLDVHYWIGMLIAVGALAVVGMAVERLAFRPLRHAPHVNMMIAAVGLMLFFEALAQIVWGADFRRLASPYGAVVDLWGTTVTEQKLILIVAGIALMALLFLFLKRTPLGAAIEAVSQDRVGAQLVGIDPERISMITFALSAGLAAAAAALIAPINLISPSMGLVVGLKAFVIVVIGGMGSVAGAIICGYGLALAESLGGTYVATGYQDLIAFAILALVLTVRPSGLFAKGA
- a CDS encoding alpha/beta fold hydrolase, whose amino-acid sequence is MRRTLPLTRRFDHRIGPVFWDRFGDDGPDLVLVHGTPFNAAVWAEVMPALAARARVHVYDLPGYGQSRVAAGTDISLHVQNRVFADWVAHLGLARPPVVVGHDFGGATVLRAHLLDGVEMHRLVLVDAVALRPWGSAFVAHVRDHAAAFAGLPAHLHRALVAAYVAEAAHRPILPAILADILDAWGDDHGARAFYDQIARMDPAATDAVAPLLGQVRAPAQVLWGLDDRWLPADQGRALADRIGCGFTGVASAGHLLQLDAPAVLVAAVLDQLRS
- a CDS encoding ABC transporter ATP-binding protein, which encodes MLTLDAVSVQFGAFRVLTDVSIQVGQGELVVLLGSNGAGKSTLFRTISGLHRPTRGRIVFDGDDIARAAPARIVARGIAHCPEGRRLFPDLSVHKNLMLGAYSRRDSGQAVDETLEYVNALFPILVEKAGQPAGSLSGGQQQMVAIGRALMGKPRLLMLDEPTLGLAPLVVRQVLDAAAEICRGGTTVLLAEQNAHAALAIADRGYVIETGHITTQGTRDQLMSDDEVRRAYVGA
- a CDS encoding ImmA/IrrE family metallo-endopeptidase, which produces MPAVAPEILVWARETAGFTVDEAARRLPIGDARGSTARERLSAMEAGKAEISRAMLVKMATLYHRPLLTFYLAAPPRTGDRGEDFRTLPDRHTDAEPLIDALIRDVRARQSMVRSLLDDEDAQPLPFVGGMSVAAGPDAVVADIQHRIGFDADSFRAEPKVEAAFNALRAKVEAVGVFVLLIGSLGSHHTAIDADAFRGLALADPVAPFIVINDQDAKSAWSFTLLHELAHLWIGAGGVSGPHADGRVEQFCNDVASRFLLPAPDLATVAIDRQMNLADIASRVESFADERRISRSLVIYRLFRDNRLSEADWRALSDRFRAEWRQRRATQRDENRQANGGPNYYTVRQHRIGTALLRLVERTLGEGSLTPTKAGKVLGVKPRNVVPLLRYVATPTTTRSTSSRSSGHF